Proteins found in one Candidatus Margulisiibacteriota bacterium genomic segment:
- a CDS encoding 2-isopropylmalate synthase — translation MTRQIKIFDTTLRDGEQCPGASLNPEEKLDIARQLAKLGVDVIEAGFAIASPGDFDSIKQIAQQIKGPIICSLARAKKEDIKSAWEAIKYSAKPRIHVFLATSPIHMEKKLRMTPEQVLAAAKEMVAYACSLCPDVEFSAEDAGRSEPEFLYQVVGTAIEAGATTINIPDTVGYNTPWEFGKLIENVIANVPQIKAKGITISVHCHNDLGMATINSLAAIKAGANQVECTINGIGERAGNASLEEVVMTLKTRHDYFKCTTGINTKEIYKTSRMVSNLTGLLVQPNKAIVGANAFAHESGIHQAGMLRDRQTYEIMLPEDIGLTESKLVLGKHSGRNAFADKLKDMGYTLTEENLEKSFTRFKQLADMKKEIGEADLEAIVSEEVYIVPETFTIDLIEVCSGTERKPSAKVRLNYKGNVKEESAEGAGPVDAVYHAVDKITNLKSNLVDYSIQAISGGTDAQGEVTVRLKEGEQIYVGHGASTDIILASAKAYIAAINRMIYSQAQVRAKGID, via the coding sequence ATGACCAGGCAGATCAAGATCTTCGACACTACCTTACGCGACGGTGAACAGTGTCCCGGCGCCTCTCTTAACCCCGAAGAAAAACTGGATATCGCCCGTCAACTGGCCAAACTCGGCGTCGATGTAATCGAAGCCGGGTTTGCCATCGCCTCCCCGGGTGATTTTGATTCGATCAAGCAGATCGCCCAGCAGATCAAAGGGCCGATCATTTGCAGTCTGGCCCGGGCCAAAAAAGAAGACATTAAAAGCGCCTGGGAAGCGATCAAATATTCCGCTAAACCGCGGATTCACGTCTTTCTCGCCACCTCTCCCATCCACATGGAAAAAAAGCTCCGGATGACGCCGGAGCAAGTCTTAGCCGCGGCCAAAGAGATGGTCGCCTACGCGTGCTCTCTCTGCCCCGACGTTGAATTTTCCGCCGAGGATGCCGGACGATCGGAGCCGGAGTTCCTCTATCAAGTGGTCGGCACCGCCATCGAAGCCGGAGCGACGACGATCAATATCCCCGACACCGTCGGTTATAACACCCCCTGGGAATTCGGAAAATTGATCGAGAATGTCATCGCCAACGTTCCGCAGATCAAAGCCAAAGGGATCACGATCTCCGTCCACTGCCATAACGACCTGGGAATGGCAACGATCAACTCCCTGGCGGCGATCAAAGCCGGGGCCAACCAGGTGGAATGCACCATCAACGGGATCGGTGAACGGGCGGGAAACGCCTCGCTGGAAGAGGTCGTCATGACCTTGAAAACCCGCCACGATTATTTCAAATGCACGACCGGGATCAACACCAAAGAGATCTACAAGACCAGCCGGATGGTCAGCAACTTAACCGGGCTCCTGGTCCAGCCGAACAAAGCGATCGTCGGCGCCAACGCCTTCGCTCATGAATCGGGGATCCACCAGGCGGGGATGCTCCGCGACCGCCAGACCTACGAGATCATGCTCCCGGAAGATATCGGCTTGACCGAAAGTAAGCTGGTCCTGGGGAAACACTCCGGCCGGAACGCTTTTGCCGATAAATTGAAAGATATGGGCTATACCCTCACCGAAGAGAACCTGGAAAAATCTTTTACCCGCTTCAAGCAGCTGGCCGACATGAAGAAAGAGATCGGCGAAGCCGACCTGGAAGCGATCGTTTCGGAAGAGGTCTACATCGTCCCGGAAACCTTCACGATTGATCTGATCGAGGTCTGCTCCGGGACCGAACGGAAGCCAAGCGCCAAAGTCAGGCTTAATTACAAAGGGAACGTTAAAGAAGAGTCGGCTGAAGGGGCCGGTCCGGTCGACGCGGTCTACCACGCGGTCGACAAGATCACCAACCTCAAGAGCAACCTGGTCGACTACTCGATCCAGGCGATCAGCGGCGGGACCGACGCCCAGGGAGAGGTCACGGTCAGGCTGAAAGAAGGCGAACAGATCTACGTGGGACACGGCGCCTCGACCGACATTATCCTGGCCAGCGCCAAAGCCTATATCGCGGCGATCAATCGGATGATCTACTCACAGGCGCAAGTCCGGGCCAAAGGGATCGACTAA
- a CDS encoding ATP-dependent 6-phosphofructokinase, producing the protein MAKKLKVIGVMTTGGDAPGMNPAIRAIVRTANFHGVKVFGIEKGWYGAINDHIRELTAHSVSGIINRGGTFLHTKRCPEFKEKRNRREAMANFRKYGIEGLVVIGGDGSMRASMALIDDFKMPINVVPASIDNDIPGTDFTIGFDTAVNTAMEAIDKIRDTADSHERLFVIEVMGRHNGFIAADVALVCGAEVVIIPEVKHDIDAIAAKISKGRQRGKESFIVVVAEGAESGVSVRDKLAKRLPDMDIRVSVLGHIQRGGSPSAFSRELAGKLGATATELLIQGKSGLLVGTKSDKVHPVLLNKVGRVIKKIELEQLRIAEMLSS; encoded by the coding sequence ATGGCAAAAAAACTTAAAGTTATCGGGGTCATGACCACCGGCGGCGACGCTCCGGGGATGAACCCGGCGATCAGGGCGATCGTCAGAACGGCCAACTTTCACGGCGTCAAAGTCTTTGGGATCGAAAAAGGGTGGTACGGCGCGATCAACGATCATATTCGGGAGCTGACCGCCCATTCGGTCAGCGGGATCATTAACCGGGGAGGGACTTTTCTCCATACCAAGCGCTGTCCGGAATTTAAGGAGAAACGCAACCGCCGGGAAGCCATGGCCAACTTTAGGAAATATGGGATCGAAGGGCTGGTAGTTATCGGCGGCGACGGTTCAATGCGCGCCTCGATGGCTTTGATCGATGACTTTAAAATGCCGATCAACGTCGTTCCGGCCTCGATCGACAACGACATTCCGGGGACCGACTTTACCATTGGTTTCGATACCGCGGTCAACACCGCCATGGAAGCGATCGATAAGATCCGCGACACGGCCGACTCGCATGAACGGCTGTTCGTGATCGAAGTGATGGGGCGGCATAACGGCTTTATCGCCGCCGACGTGGCGCTGGTTTGCGGCGCCGAAGTCGTCATTATCCCGGAAGTGAAGCACGACATCGACGCGATTGCCGCCAAGATCAGCAAGGGACGCCAGCGGGGGAAAGAAAGCTTTATCGTGGTGGTGGCTGAAGGGGCGGAATCAGGCGTTTCAGTCAGGGACAAGTTGGCGAAAAGGCTGCCGGATATGGACATCCGGGTTTCAGTTTTGGGGCATATTCAACGAGGCGGCTCCCCAAGCGCCTTTTCCCGCGAGTTAGCCGGCAAGCTTGGCGCGACCGCGACCGAACTGTTGATCCAGGGGAAATCAGGTTTGTTGGTTGGGACGAAGTCGGATAAAGTTCACCCTGTTCTGCTCAATAAAGTCGGCCGCGTGATCAAAAAGATCGAGCTGGAACAGCTCCGGATCGCGGAAATGCTCTCTTCATAG
- a CDS encoding ATP-dependent 6-phosphofructokinase, whose translation MKVKFQGKEINIKRIGILTGGGDCAGHNAVIVGLLRRISQANLTLPAGEKMELVGLLEGWKALTRDPEKELNKIVKPLELLDIEESVAVAGTILKSSRTNLFSKVNLEAKMPETAMANIKKLGLDCLVVLGGDDTLGAAGKLGQQYSFPMFGAPKTMDNDVFGTEMTYGFESSVEESVHFIENCRTTAESHNRCFVIEVMGRHAGWVALWAGIAGGAEVTLLPEEVLNMDNVIKQVEKAIAKKQHCIVVVSEGARLFDTRYPDAINKRHQAMLETVIADPKYAMVKARHEMPKKKDSFGNEQLGGIGEYVHAILEKHTKGFEYRYQNCGHAIRGGVAHVMDRILGLRYGDAIFGFMLEGKFGVYPGLESDQIVSRNLLEVKGGRFVPQDHQLFKMRNAADYY comes from the coding sequence ATGAAAGTTAAATTTCAAGGAAAAGAGATCAATATCAAACGGATCGGTATTTTAACCGGCGGCGGAGACTGCGCTGGACACAACGCGGTGATCGTCGGACTACTGCGGCGGATCAGCCAGGCCAACCTCACCCTTCCAGCCGGTGAGAAAATGGAGCTGGTCGGGTTGCTCGAAGGGTGGAAAGCCCTGACCCGCGACCCGGAAAAAGAGCTGAACAAGATCGTCAAACCGCTTGAACTCCTGGACATTGAAGAATCGGTTGCCGTCGCGGGAACGATCTTGAAATCATCACGGACCAATCTCTTCTCCAAAGTAAACCTCGAAGCCAAGATGCCGGAAACGGCCATGGCCAACATTAAAAAGCTCGGCTTAGACTGTTTAGTGGTTTTAGGCGGCGACGATACTCTGGGCGCAGCCGGCAAACTCGGCCAGCAATACTCGTTCCCAATGTTCGGCGCCCCCAAAACGATGGATAATGACGTTTTCGGCACCGAGATGACCTACGGCTTTGAATCGTCGGTTGAAGAATCGGTCCACTTTATCGAAAATTGCCGGACAACCGCCGAATCGCACAACCGCTGTTTCGTCATTGAAGTCATGGGCCGGCACGCCGGCTGGGTCGCCCTCTGGGCCGGGATCGCCGGCGGGGCTGAAGTCACCCTGCTTCCTGAAGAAGTCCTTAATATGGATAACGTTATCAAGCAAGTTGAAAAAGCGATCGCTAAGAAACAACATTGCATCGTCGTCGTTTCCGAAGGGGCCAGACTCTTTGACACCCGCTACCCTGACGCGATCAACAAACGGCATCAGGCGATGCTCGAAACCGTGATCGCCGATCCTAAATACGCCATGGTCAAAGCCCGGCACGAAATGCCGAAAAAGAAAGACTCGTTCGGCAACGAACAGCTCGGCGGGATCGGTGAATATGTCCACGCTATCCTGGAGAAACACACCAAAGGGTTTGAATATCGCTATCAGAACTGCGGCCACGCCATCCGCGGCGGCGTCGCCCACGTCATGGACCGGATCCTGGGGTTACGCTACGGCGACGCGATCTTCGGTTTTATGCTGGAAGGAAAGTTCGGGGTTTACCCAGGCCTGGAAAGCGACCAGATCGTCTCCCGGAACCTGTTGGAAGTCAAAGGCGGACGCTTTGTCCCACAAGACCACCAGCTGTTCAAGATGCGGAACGCGGCCGATTATTATTGA
- a CDS encoding class II fructose-bisphosphate aldolase: protein MAKKLYEELGLVNSKEMFAKAMAGKYAVPAYNFNNMEQLQAIIGGCAESNSPVIIQVSSGARKYANQTLLRYMAQGAVEMCRKDLKSNIPICLHLDHGDTFELCKSCIDYGFSSVMIDGSSHTYEDNIKLTKQVVDYAHQFDVTVEGELGVLAGIEDEVKAEKHTYTDPSQVEDFVKRTGVDSLAISIGTSHGAYKFKLKPGESVPPLRFDILEEVEKRLPGFPIVLHGASSVVQDYVAMINKFGGKMDNAVGVPEEQLRRAAKSAVCKINIDSDGRLVMTAVIRKVFAESPSEFDPRKYLGPAREELKKLIVAKNTNVLGSAGKA from the coding sequence ATGGCAAAGAAACTGTATGAAGAATTAGGCCTCGTTAACAGTAAAGAGATGTTCGCGAAGGCAATGGCGGGGAAATATGCCGTTCCAGCTTACAATTTTAATAACATGGAACAACTGCAGGCGATCATCGGCGGCTGCGCGGAAAGTAATTCCCCGGTCATTATCCAGGTTTCCAGCGGCGCCCGGAAATACGCCAACCAAACCCTCCTCCGCTACATGGCCCAGGGAGCGGTGGAAATGTGCCGGAAAGACTTGAAGAGCAACATCCCAATCTGCCTTCACCTTGACCACGGCGATACTTTTGAACTCTGCAAATCATGCATCGACTACGGTTTTTCCTCGGTCATGATCGACGGCTCCAGCCACACTTATGAGGACAACATCAAGCTGACCAAACAAGTTGTCGACTACGCTCATCAGTTCGACGTCACGGTCGAAGGCGAGCTCGGCGTCCTGGCCGGGATCGAAGACGAAGTCAAAGCGGAAAAGCACACCTATACCGACCCCAGCCAGGTAGAAGATTTCGTGAAGCGGACCGGCGTCGATTCGCTGGCGATCTCGATCGGCACCTCCCACGGCGCCTATAAGTTCAAGCTTAAACCGGGCGAGTCGGTTCCGCCGCTCCGCTTCGACATCCTGGAAGAAGTGGAAAAGCGGTTACCAGGTTTCCCGATCGTCCTGCACGGCGCATCGTCGGTCGTCCAGGATTACGTCGCCATGATCAATAAGTTCGGCGGCAAGATGGATAACGCTGTCGGCGTTCCCGAAGAACAGCTTCGCAGAGCGGCCAAATCAGCCGTCTGTAAGATCAACATCGACAGCGACGGCCGGCTGGTCATGACGGCAGTTATCCGTAAGGTTTTTGCTGAAAGCCCGTCCGAATTCGATCCGCGAAAGTATTTAGGCCCGGCGCGCGAAGAGCTCAAAAAGCTGATCGTCGCTAAGAACACGAACGTCCTGGGATCGGCTGGAAAGGCTTAA
- the tpiA gene encoding triose-phosphate isomerase, which produces MRKPLIAGNWKMNTIAQESVTLANEIKKLVANINDRDLLVCPPFTAISQVADALRDSVVMVGGQDMFWEDKGAFTGEISGPMLKSVGASYVIIGHSERRQFFGETDATVNKKLNAAHKHGLLPIVCVGETLAEREGNKTLQVIETQIKGSLNGLPKELMAKTVVAYEPVWAIGTGKTASPEQAQEVHAFIRKLIVSLFDQATADVVRILYGGSVTPDNIKVLMSQADIDGGLVGGASLKAESFEKLAKF; this is translated from the coding sequence ATGAGAAAGCCCTTGATCGCCGGAAACTGGAAAATGAATACGATCGCCCAAGAATCGGTCACCCTGGCCAACGAAATAAAAAAACTGGTCGCCAACATCAACGATCGCGACCTGCTGGTCTGCCCCCCTTTCACCGCCATCAGCCAGGTAGCCGACGCCCTCCGCGACTCGGTCGTCATGGTCGGCGGACAGGATATGTTCTGGGAAGATAAAGGGGCTTTTACCGGCGAGATCTCCGGTCCGATGCTGAAATCGGTCGGCGCCAGCTACGTTATTATCGGTCACTCCGAACGCCGCCAATTTTTCGGCGAAACCGACGCCACGGTCAACAAAAAACTAAATGCCGCGCATAAGCACGGATTATTGCCGATCGTTTGCGTTGGGGAAACACTGGCGGAACGGGAAGGGAACAAAACTCTTCAAGTCATTGAGACCCAGATCAAAGGGAGCTTAAATGGATTGCCAAAAGAATTAATGGCCAAAACAGTTGTTGCTTACGAACCGGTCTGGGCGATCGGGACCGGCAAGACCGCCTCGCCGGAACAAGCCCAGGAAGTCCACGCCTTTATCCGCAAATTGATCGTTTCACTTTTCGATCAAGCGACTGCGGATGTCGTCAGAATTCTTTACGGCGGGTCGGTCACCCCGGACAACATCAAAGTCCTGATGTCCCAGGCCGATATTGACGGCGGGTTGGTCGGCGGCGCGAGCTTAAAAGCCGAGAGCTTCGAAAAACTGGCGAAGTTTTAA
- the pyk gene encoding pyruvate kinase — translation MRKTKIVCTLGPAVDDPEILKKLLQAGMNVARFNLSHGTYEEHEKRLQQLRKLSPNMTILVDLQGPRIRTGSLREKSVELKTGELLTLTTQNIAGDAKIISISPGTILPDIKAGDLILLADGAITLKVAAKRQSNLECQIVEGGVIGEHKGVNLPHTKLNLPSLTAKDRKDLEWGIKQGADFFALSFVRKQTDILELKKLLKKSGIPVIAKIEKPEAIENLESIIAVADGVMVARGDLGVELSLEKVPIIQKDIIELCRLFEKPVIVATQMLESMIKEPNPTRAEVSDVANAIFDGTDAVMLSAETSIGRYPAETVEMMARIAEEAETRLKSFATDITLENKIDTAVAHAAGILAKVMNAKAIVTFTETGSTALRVSKQRPEMPILGVVTNDRAFRRLALYFGVRSIRIDEFKTIDEMIMKTQKAIETERLLKKDDLVVITAGIPVHIPGTTNLIKVHRLGEKITL, via the coding sequence ATGCGTAAGACTAAAATTGTTTGTACCCTTGGTCCGGCCGTTGACGATCCGGAGATTCTAAAAAAACTCCTTCAGGCCGGGATGAATGTCGCCCGTTTTAACCTCTCTCACGGTACCTATGAAGAACACGAAAAAAGATTGCAGCAACTCCGCAAACTTTCCCCCAATATGACCATTCTGGTCGATCTCCAGGGGCCGCGGATCCGGACCGGTTCTTTGCGCGAAAAAAGTGTTGAACTGAAAACCGGCGAGCTGCTTACCTTAACGACCCAAAATATCGCCGGAGATGCCAAGATCATTTCAATCTCGCCCGGTACTATTTTACCCGATATCAAGGCCGGAGACCTCATTTTGCTGGCGGACGGCGCTATTACGCTAAAAGTCGCGGCTAAAAGGCAATCGAACCTCGAGTGCCAAATCGTCGAAGGGGGGGTGATCGGCGAACATAAAGGGGTCAATCTTCCTCACACCAAGTTGAATTTGCCATCCTTGACCGCGAAAGATCGCAAAGATTTGGAGTGGGGGATTAAGCAAGGGGCCGATTTTTTTGCCCTTTCTTTTGTCCGGAAGCAAACCGACATTCTGGAGTTGAAAAAACTTTTGAAGAAGTCGGGGATTCCGGTCATTGCCAAGATCGAGAAGCCGGAAGCGATCGAGAACCTGGAGTCGATCATTGCCGTGGCCGATGGGGTGATGGTTGCCCGGGGGGACCTGGGGGTCGAGCTCTCGCTGGAAAAAGTGCCGATCATCCAGAAAGACATTATCGAACTTTGCCGGTTATTCGAAAAGCCGGTGATCGTCGCCACCCAGATGCTGGAGTCGATGATCAAGGAACCGAACCCGACCCGAGCGGAAGTTTCCGATGTCGCCAACGCGATCTTTGACGGGACCGACGCGGTGATGCTGTCGGCCGAGACTTCGATCGGCCGGTATCCGGCGGAAACAGTGGAAATGATGGCCCGTATCGCCGAGGAAGCCGAAACCAGATTGAAATCTTTCGCGACCGACATTACTTTAGAGAATAAGATTGATACGGCCGTCGCCCATGCCGCCGGGATCCTGGCCAAGGTGATGAACGCCAAAGCGATCGTCACTTTTACCGAGACCGGTTCGACCGCCTTGCGGGTCTCCAAACAGCGGCCGGAGATGCCGATCCTGGGGGTCGTTACCAATGATCGGGCTTTCCGCCGGCTGGCGCTTTACTTTGGCGTCCGATCGATCAGGATCGACGAGTTTAAGACGATTGACGAAATGATCATGAAAACCCAGAAGGCGATCGAGACCGAAAGGTTACTTAAGAAAGATGATCTAGTGGTCATCACGGCCGGCATCCCCGTTCATATCCCCGGAACGACCAACCTCATTAAAGTTCATCGGCTGGGAGAGAAGATAACTCTATAG
- a CDS encoding RNA-binding domain-containing protein encodes MTWDDILKLLIQGEGPSVEFEKNVPSEDDIARELVGFSNADGGKIIYGLDDKSKHLLGATLREDLEDWIKTIAKNHCQPPINVTVEVVDRFEKKIIVLHVLEGEDKPYRTDDICYIRDANISRPAEEQEIQALASPWSGKGLNKRQLRAMQIITEHNSITNREYREAFDVSHKTAHIELTLLVSKNLVQSEGAGRSTRYTPIELSSLPADEL; translated from the coding sequence ATGACCTGGGATGATATCCTGAAACTGCTGATCCAGGGAGAAGGCCCGTCGGTAGAGTTCGAAAAAAATGTCCCATCAGAGGACGATATCGCCAGGGAACTGGTCGGTTTCTCCAACGCTGATGGCGGGAAGATCATTTACGGTTTGGACGACAAAAGCAAGCACCTCCTCGGCGCCACTCTCCGCGAAGACCTGGAAGACTGGATCAAAACCATCGCCAAAAATCACTGCCAACCACCAATTAATGTCACCGTAGAGGTCGTCGACCGCTTCGAAAAAAAGATCATCGTCTTGCATGTCCTGGAAGGCGAAGACAAACCGTACCGGACCGACGACATCTGCTATATCCGCGATGCCAATATTTCCCGGCCGGCCGAAGAACAAGAGATCCAGGCCCTGGCTTCCCCATGGTCGGGCAAGGGCTTGAACAAACGGCAACTCCGGGCGATGCAAATAATCACCGAACACAACAGCATCACCAACCGGGAGTACCGGGAAGCTTTTGACGTCTCCCACAAGACCGCCCATATTGAATTAACTTTACTGGTCAGCAAGAATTTGGTCCAAAGCGAAGGAGCCGGACGATCGACACGCTATACGCCTATAGAGTTATCTTCTCTCCCAGCCGATGAACTTTAA
- a CDS encoding ComF family protein, with protein sequence MFLDSLLDLIFPPRCEVCRKLGDEALCPDCFNQVAFMKPALGIFSATKYEGVVRQAIQRLKFERRKRLAEPLGVLLIKYVTHTPLLNMREIDAFIPVPLHPRRRKLRGFNQAELLAGFLAKYYDTPLVNALERTKETMPQFELPRVTRLENVKGAFKVAEPRAVYNKRVLLVDDIYTTGATIAECSKSLMIAGSKRVEVLTLSRAVNEAE encoded by the coding sequence ATGTTTTTAGATTCGCTACTGGATTTGATTTTTCCGCCCCGTTGCGAGGTTTGCCGGAAGCTGGGGGACGAAGCCCTTTGCCCGGACTGTTTTAACCAGGTCGCCTTCATGAAACCGGCTTTGGGGATCTTTTCCGCCACTAAATATGAAGGGGTGGTCCGGCAGGCGATCCAGCGGTTGAAGTTCGAGCGGCGCAAACGACTGGCCGAGCCGCTCGGGGTCTTGCTAATTAAATACGTCACTCATACGCCGCTTCTCAATATGCGGGAGATCGACGCTTTTATCCCGGTCCCTTTACATCCGAGGCGCCGCAAACTGCGCGGCTTCAATCAGGCGGAACTGCTGGCCGGTTTTTTAGCTAAATATTACGATACGCCGTTGGTGAACGCCCTGGAGCGGACTAAAGAGACAATGCCGCAGTTCGAACTTCCCCGCGTCACCAGGCTGGAAAACGTCAAAGGGGCGTTTAAAGTCGCCGAGCCCCGGGCGGTCTATAACAAACGGGTCCTGCTGGTCGATGATATCTATACGACCGGCGCGACGATCGCGGAATGTTCCAAAAGCCTGATGATCGCCGGGTCGAAGAGGGTGGAGGTCCTGACTTTGTCTCGGGCGGTGAATGAAGCCGAGTAG
- the raiA gene encoding ribosome-associated translation inhibitor RaiA codes for MQLTISGHGMEMSQPLKDYVSEKVAKFEEFFANIQKTEVVLDARSNDNAEQRQVAEMRVWAAGHKMIMAKEAGRDMYTAIDLASADVKRQLEKHKEMMVKEHRRGGTELKHLSRELPAE; via the coding sequence ATGCAACTTACTATTTCTGGTCACGGGATGGAAATGAGCCAGCCATTAAAGGATTACGTCAGCGAAAAGGTGGCTAAATTCGAGGAGTTTTTCGCTAATATCCAAAAAACCGAGGTCGTTCTTGACGCCCGCTCCAACGACAACGCGGAACAGCGCCAGGTTGCCGAAATGCGGGTTTGGGCGGCCGGTCATAAAATGATTATGGCCAAGGAAGCGGGCCGTGACATGTATACCGCAATTGACTTGGCGAGCGCCGATGTTAAACGCCAGCTGGAAAAACATAAAGAAATGATGGTCAAAGAACACCGCCGTGGAGGGACCGAGCTTAAGCATCTGTCGAGAGAACTCCCCGCAGAATAA